GCGGCAGGAAGCCGAGGTACATGAGTCCGCGCCCGGCAACTTCGAAGCCGCGCTGCGCCTTGATGATCCGATAGATGTAGGCGCGGTCCTCGGCGCCCAGGTCGGCGACGATCCGGTCGCGCAGCGCGTCCAGTTCGCGGCCGAGCTCCTCGACCTGCTCGACGGTCAGCACGACGGGTCCGTCGGCGGCCGGGTTCTTTCCGGTGAACGGAAGAATGGTCATTGTGGTGGTCCTCTCGGATCAGATGTCGATGTCCACGTCGCCCACCGGGGCGCTGACGCAGAGTTGGATGGGCTGGTCGGGATCGGCGTCGGTCTCGCCGGTGCGCAGGTTGCGGGTGCAGCCGGTGCGCTTGATCGCGGTGCAGGAGAAGCAGATCCCCATCCGGCAGCCGTATTCGGGGCTGAGCCCGGCGGCCTCCGCCTGCTCCAGCAGGCTGGTGCCGTCGTTGTCGGCGGTGACCGCAGAGCCACTGAAGGTGATGGTTCCGCCCGCTTCGACCGGTGCCACCGGGGCCGGGGCGAACTCCTCGGTGTGCAGCCGGTCGTCGACGCCGAGTTCGCGGTAGACCTCGCGTACCCCGCGCATCAGCCCGGGCGGGCCGCAGAGGAAGGTCTGCGCATCGGCGTACCAGGGCGCAACCGTTCGCAGGTGCTCGTGGCCGAAGAATCCGGTGAGCTCACCGGGCCGGGCGTCACCCTCGGTGTAGGCGTAGACGACCCGGACATTGCGGTGGGCCGCGGCCAACCGATCGAGCTCGGTCCGGTGCGGCACGTCGTCGCGGGTGTAGGCGTAGTGCAGGAAGACGATCTCGCCGTCGTGGTCTTCGTCGGCCAAGGTCCGCAGCATCGACAGCACCGGGGTGATCCCGCTGCCGCCGCTGACCAGCAGTACCCGCTCCGGGCGGACTGCCGGGAGCCGGAAGGTGCCGGACGCCTGGGACAGGCTCACCACCATGCCCGGCTCGGCGTACCGGTACAGGTATTGCGAAACGATGCCGTCCGCCTGCGCTTTGATCGTCAGCTCGATCCGGCCGTCGGCGCGGTACTGCGAACTGGCCGGCGAGTAACACCGGGTGTGCCGGATACCGTCGACGACGACGCCGAGCTGGACGAACTGGCCGGCGGCGAAACCGGCCCACTGCCAGGTCGGGCGCAAGGTCAGGCTGACCGTGTCGGCGGTCTGGCGCCGGACCTCGGTCACCTCGGCGCGTAGGTCACGCGCGGTGACCATCGGGTCGACCAGTTCCAGATAACGGTCCAGCTGGTGGGGCGTGGCGAGCGTCTCGGCCAGGGCGAGCAATCGGCCGCCGATCCGCCGTGGAAGTACGGAGGTCATGGCTGCTCCTCGAAAGTTTGAGTGCACGTCTGTGCACTAATCAAAGTTTCCGATCAGCTGAACCCGCCTGTCAACGACGTAGCGGGGTGATTCGGCTAACAGCTGCCCGCGATCAAAGGTGTGAACGGATGTACTCTGTACCGGTGAGCGGACCGACCTCCCCGTCCCGCGCCGAGCGCAAGGAGCAGACCCGACAGGCCCTCCTGGGCCACACCTTGGATCTGTCCGCCGAGCGCGGCTTCGCCAACGTGAGTCTGCGCGAGATCGCTCGCGCGACCGGCATCGTGCCGACGGCGTTCTACCGCCACTTCGCCTCGTTGGACGAGTTGGG
Above is a genomic segment from Skermania piniformis containing:
- a CDS encoding ferredoxin reductase, with protein sequence MTSVLPRRIGGRLLALAETLATPHQLDRYLELVDPMVTARDLRAEVTEVRRQTADTVSLTLRPTWQWAGFAAGQFVQLGVVVDGIRHTRCYSPASSQYRADGRIELTIKAQADGIVSQYLYRYAEPGMVVSLSQASGTFRLPAVRPERVLLVSGGSGITPVLSMLRTLADEDHDGEIVFLHYAYTRDDVPHRTELDRLAAAHRNVRVVYAYTEGDARPGELTGFFGHEHLRTVAPWYADAQTFLCGPPGLMRGVREVYRELGVDDRLHTEEFAPAPVAPVEAGGTITFSGSAVTADNDGTSLLEQAEAAGLSPEYGCRMGICFSCTAIKRTGCTRNLRTGETDADPDQPIQLCVSAPVGDVDIDI